In Panthera leo isolate Ple1 chromosome F3, P.leo_Ple1_pat1.1, whole genome shotgun sequence, one genomic interval encodes:
- the CCT3 gene encoding T-complex protein 1 subunit gamma isoform X3: MMGHRPVLVLSQNTKRESGRKVQSGNINAAKTIADIIRTCLGPKSMMKMLLDPMGGIVMTNDGNAILREIQVQHPAAKSMIEISRTQDEEVGDGTTSVIILAGEMLSVAEHFLEQQMHPTVVISAYRKALDDMISTLKKISTPVDTNNRDMMLNIINSSITTKAISRWSSLACNIALDAVKTVQFEENGRKEIDIKKYARVEKTDIEITREEDFTRILQMEEEYIQQLCEDIIHLKPDVVITEKGISDLAQHYLMRANITAIRRVRKTDNNRIARACGARIVSRPEELREEDVGTGAGVLEIKKIGDEYFTFITECKDPKACTILLRGASKEILSEVERNLQDAMQVCRNVLLDPQLVPGGGASEMAVAQALTEKSKAMTGVEQWPYRAVAQALEVIPRTLIQNCGASTIRLLTSLRAKHTQEGCETWGVNGETGTLVDMRELGIWEPLAVKLQTYKTAVETAVLLLRIDDIVSGHKKKGDDQSRQGGAPDGGQE, from the exons gCCAGAACACAAAGCGTGAATCTGGAAGAAAAGTTCAATCTGGAAACATCAATGCCGCCAAG ACCATTGCAGATATCATCCGAACATGTCTGGGACCCAAATCCATGATGAAG ATGCTTTTGGACCCAATGGGAGGCATTGTGATGACCAACGATGGCAATGCCATCCTTCGAGAG attcaaGTCCAGCATCCAGCAGCCAAATCCATGATTGAAATCAGCCGGACACAGGATGAAGAGGTTGGAGATGGGACCACATCAGTGATTATTCTTG CGGGGGAGATGCTGTCTGTGGCCGAGCACTTCCTGGAGCAGCAGATGCACCCGACGGTGGTGATCAGCGCTTACCGCAAGGCCCTGGACGACATGATCAGCACCCTCAAGAAAATCAG tacCCCTGTTGACACCAATAACCGAGATATGATGCTGAACATCATCAACAGTTCTATCACTACCAAAGCAATCAGTCGGTGGTCCTCTCTGGCTTGCAACATTGCCCTAGATGCTGTGAAAACTGTGCAGTTTGAGGAGAACGGTCGCAAGGAGATAGACATCAAGAAATATGCAAGGGTAGAAAAG ACGGACATCGAGATCACACGAGAGGAAGACTTCACCCGGATCCTCCAAATGGAAGAAGAGTACATCCAGCAGCTGTGTGAGGACATCATCCATCTGAAGCCCGATGTGGTCATCACAGAAAAGGGCATCTCGG ATTTAGCTCAGCACTACCTCATGCGGGCCAACATCACGGCAATCCGCAGGGTTCGGAAGACAGACAACAATCGCATTGCTAG AGCCTGCGGGGCCCGGATAGTCAGCCGGCCAGAGGAGCTGAGAGAAGAAGATGTTGGGACAGGAGCGGGCGTGTTGGAAATCAAGAAAATTGGAGATGAGTATTTTACATTCATCACTGAGTGCAAAGACCCCAAGGCCTGTACTATTCTCCTCCGTGGGGCCAGCAAAGAGATTCTCTCG GAAGTGGAGCGCAACCTCCAGGACGCCATGCAGGTGTGCCGCAACGTCCTCCTGGATCCCCAGCTGGtccccgggggcggggcctctgAGATGGCCGTGGCCCAGGCTTTGACAGAAAAGTCCAAGGCCATGACCGGTGTGGAGCAGTGGCCGTACAGGGCTGTGGCCCAGGCCCTAGAGGTCATTCCTCGTACCCTCATCCAGAACTGTGGGGCCAGCACCATTCGTCTGCTTACCTCCCTTCGG GCCAAGCACACCCAGGAGGGCTGTGAAACCTGGGGTGTGAACGGGGAGACCGGCACTCTGGTGGACATGAGGGAGCTGGGCATCTGGGAGCCCCTGGCTGTCAAGCTGCAGACCTACAAGACGGCAGTGGAG ACGGCAGTTCTGCTACTGCGGATTGATGACATCGTCTCCGggcacaagaagaagggtgacgACCAGAGCCGGCAGGGCGGGGCCCCCGATGGCGGCCAGGAGTGA
- the CCT3 gene encoding T-complex protein 1 subunit gamma isoform X1, translating to MMGHRPVLVLSQNTKRESGRKVQSGNINAAKTIADIIRTCLGPKSMMKMLLDPMGGIVMTNDGNAILREIQVQHPAAKSMIEISRTQDEEVGDGTTSVIILAGEMLSVAEHFLEQQMHPTVVISAYRKALDDMISTLKKISTPVDTNNRDMMLNIINSSITTKAISRWSSLACNIALDAVKTVQFEENGRKEIDIKKYARVEKIPGGIIEDSCVLRGVMINKDVTHPRMRRYIKNPRIVLLDSSLEYKKGESQTDIEITREEDFTRILQMEEEYIQQLCEDIIHLKPDVVITEKGISDLAQHYLMRANITAIRRVRKTDNNRIARACGARIVSRPEELREEDVGTGAGVLEIKKIGDEYFTFITECKDPKACTILLRGASKEILSEVERNLQDAMQVCRNVLLDPQLVPGGGASEMAVAQALTEKSKAMTGVEQWPYRAVAQALEVIPRTLIQNCGASTIRLLTSLRAKHTQEGCETWGVNGETGTLVDMRELGIWEPLAVKLQTYKTAVETAVLLLRIDDIVSGHKKKGDDQSRQGGAPDGGQE from the exons gCCAGAACACAAAGCGTGAATCTGGAAGAAAAGTTCAATCTGGAAACATCAATGCCGCCAAG ACCATTGCAGATATCATCCGAACATGTCTGGGACCCAAATCCATGATGAAG ATGCTTTTGGACCCAATGGGAGGCATTGTGATGACCAACGATGGCAATGCCATCCTTCGAGAG attcaaGTCCAGCATCCAGCAGCCAAATCCATGATTGAAATCAGCCGGACACAGGATGAAGAGGTTGGAGATGGGACCACATCAGTGATTATTCTTG CGGGGGAGATGCTGTCTGTGGCCGAGCACTTCCTGGAGCAGCAGATGCACCCGACGGTGGTGATCAGCGCTTACCGCAAGGCCCTGGACGACATGATCAGCACCCTCAAGAAAATCAG tacCCCTGTTGACACCAATAACCGAGATATGATGCTGAACATCATCAACAGTTCTATCACTACCAAAGCAATCAGTCGGTGGTCCTCTCTGGCTTGCAACATTGCCCTAGATGCTGTGAAAACTGTGCAGTTTGAGGAGAACGGTCGCAAGGAGATAGACATCAAGAAATATGCAAGGGTAGAAAAG ATACCTGGGGGCATCATTGAAGACTCGTGTGTCTTACGGGGAGTCATGATTAACAAAGATGTGACCCATCCACGAATGCGGCGTTATATCAAGAACCCTCGCATTGTGCTGCTGGATTCCTCTCTGGAATacaagaaaggagaaagccaG ACGGACATCGAGATCACACGAGAGGAAGACTTCACCCGGATCCTCCAAATGGAAGAAGAGTACATCCAGCAGCTGTGTGAGGACATCATCCATCTGAAGCCCGATGTGGTCATCACAGAAAAGGGCATCTCGG ATTTAGCTCAGCACTACCTCATGCGGGCCAACATCACGGCAATCCGCAGGGTTCGGAAGACAGACAACAATCGCATTGCTAG AGCCTGCGGGGCCCGGATAGTCAGCCGGCCAGAGGAGCTGAGAGAAGAAGATGTTGGGACAGGAGCGGGCGTGTTGGAAATCAAGAAAATTGGAGATGAGTATTTTACATTCATCACTGAGTGCAAAGACCCCAAGGCCTGTACTATTCTCCTCCGTGGGGCCAGCAAAGAGATTCTCTCG GAAGTGGAGCGCAACCTCCAGGACGCCATGCAGGTGTGCCGCAACGTCCTCCTGGATCCCCAGCTGGtccccgggggcggggcctctgAGATGGCCGTGGCCCAGGCTTTGACAGAAAAGTCCAAGGCCATGACCGGTGTGGAGCAGTGGCCGTACAGGGCTGTGGCCCAGGCCCTAGAGGTCATTCCTCGTACCCTCATCCAGAACTGTGGGGCCAGCACCATTCGTCTGCTTACCTCCCTTCGG GCCAAGCACACCCAGGAGGGCTGTGAAACCTGGGGTGTGAACGGGGAGACCGGCACTCTGGTGGACATGAGGGAGCTGGGCATCTGGGAGCCCCTGGCTGTCAAGCTGCAGACCTACAAGACGGCAGTGGAG ACGGCAGTTCTGCTACTGCGGATTGATGACATCGTCTCCGggcacaagaagaagggtgacgACCAGAGCCGGCAGGGCGGGGCCCCCGATGGCGGCCAGGAGTGA
- the CCT3 gene encoding T-complex protein 1 subunit gamma isoform X2 has product MMKMLLDPMGGIVMTNDGNAILREIQVQHPAAKSMIEISRTQDEEVGDGTTSVIILAGEMLSVAEHFLEQQMHPTVVISAYRKALDDMISTLKKISTPVDTNNRDMMLNIINSSITTKAISRWSSLACNIALDAVKTVQFEENGRKEIDIKKYARVEKIPGGIIEDSCVLRGVMINKDVTHPRMRRYIKNPRIVLLDSSLEYKKGESQTDIEITREEDFTRILQMEEEYIQQLCEDIIHLKPDVVITEKGISDLAQHYLMRANITAIRRVRKTDNNRIARACGARIVSRPEELREEDVGTGAGVLEIKKIGDEYFTFITECKDPKACTILLRGASKEILSEVERNLQDAMQVCRNVLLDPQLVPGGGASEMAVAQALTEKSKAMTGVEQWPYRAVAQALEVIPRTLIQNCGASTIRLLTSLRAKHTQEGCETWGVNGETGTLVDMRELGIWEPLAVKLQTYKTAVETAVLLLRIDDIVSGHKKKGDDQSRQGGAPDGGQE; this is encoded by the exons ATGATGAAG ATGCTTTTGGACCCAATGGGAGGCATTGTGATGACCAACGATGGCAATGCCATCCTTCGAGAG attcaaGTCCAGCATCCAGCAGCCAAATCCATGATTGAAATCAGCCGGACACAGGATGAAGAGGTTGGAGATGGGACCACATCAGTGATTATTCTTG CGGGGGAGATGCTGTCTGTGGCCGAGCACTTCCTGGAGCAGCAGATGCACCCGACGGTGGTGATCAGCGCTTACCGCAAGGCCCTGGACGACATGATCAGCACCCTCAAGAAAATCAG tacCCCTGTTGACACCAATAACCGAGATATGATGCTGAACATCATCAACAGTTCTATCACTACCAAAGCAATCAGTCGGTGGTCCTCTCTGGCTTGCAACATTGCCCTAGATGCTGTGAAAACTGTGCAGTTTGAGGAGAACGGTCGCAAGGAGATAGACATCAAGAAATATGCAAGGGTAGAAAAG ATACCTGGGGGCATCATTGAAGACTCGTGTGTCTTACGGGGAGTCATGATTAACAAAGATGTGACCCATCCACGAATGCGGCGTTATATCAAGAACCCTCGCATTGTGCTGCTGGATTCCTCTCTGGAATacaagaaaggagaaagccaG ACGGACATCGAGATCACACGAGAGGAAGACTTCACCCGGATCCTCCAAATGGAAGAAGAGTACATCCAGCAGCTGTGTGAGGACATCATCCATCTGAAGCCCGATGTGGTCATCACAGAAAAGGGCATCTCGG ATTTAGCTCAGCACTACCTCATGCGGGCCAACATCACGGCAATCCGCAGGGTTCGGAAGACAGACAACAATCGCATTGCTAG AGCCTGCGGGGCCCGGATAGTCAGCCGGCCAGAGGAGCTGAGAGAAGAAGATGTTGGGACAGGAGCGGGCGTGTTGGAAATCAAGAAAATTGGAGATGAGTATTTTACATTCATCACTGAGTGCAAAGACCCCAAGGCCTGTACTATTCTCCTCCGTGGGGCCAGCAAAGAGATTCTCTCG GAAGTGGAGCGCAACCTCCAGGACGCCATGCAGGTGTGCCGCAACGTCCTCCTGGATCCCCAGCTGGtccccgggggcggggcctctgAGATGGCCGTGGCCCAGGCTTTGACAGAAAAGTCCAAGGCCATGACCGGTGTGGAGCAGTGGCCGTACAGGGCTGTGGCCCAGGCCCTAGAGGTCATTCCTCGTACCCTCATCCAGAACTGTGGGGCCAGCACCATTCGTCTGCTTACCTCCCTTCGG GCCAAGCACACCCAGGAGGGCTGTGAAACCTGGGGTGTGAACGGGGAGACCGGCACTCTGGTGGACATGAGGGAGCTGGGCATCTGGGAGCCCCTGGCTGTCAAGCTGCAGACCTACAAGACGGCAGTGGAG ACGGCAGTTCTGCTACTGCGGATTGATGACATCGTCTCCGggcacaagaagaagggtgacgACCAGAGCCGGCAGGGCGGGGCCCCCGATGGCGGCCAGGAGTGA
- the LOC122212053 gene encoding glycosylated lysosomal membrane protein isoform X2: MCGSEGPRRGWGRCAPSPMLLLSLLASAAPLGLLGEETRQVSLEVIPPGLDAPQNLLHIRAVGTNSTLHYVWSSVGPPAVLLVATDTPHSTLSVNWSLLLSPEPDGGLVVLPKDSIQFSSALVFTRLFEFDGANTSEGAKPPGEPYPPYSLAKFSWNNITDSLEPATLSATFRGRPTDDPTGAFANGSLAFRVNQLLWGSLPSGFVQWRPVAFSQRQRGRESALPCQASPLHPSLAYLPQSPIVRAFFESHNNFCAFNLTFGASTGPGYWDAHYLSWSTLLGVGTPPLDTLSPLVLGIMAVALGAPGLMLLAGGVFLLLGHRQCSEYQRIN; the protein is encoded by the exons ATGTGCGGCTCTGAGGGGCCCCGCCGGGGCTGGGGGCGCTGTGCCCCCAGCCCCATGCTCCTCCTGAGTTTGCTTGCGTCTGCAGCCCCGCTTGGCCTGCTGGGGGAGGAGACCCGCCAG GTGTCTCTGGAGGTCATCCCTCCCGGGCTGGACGCCCCCCAGAACCTCCTGCACATCCGGGCGGTGGGAACCAACTCCACGCTGCACTACGTGTGGAGCAGCGTGGGGCCTCCGGCAGTGCTGCTCGTGGCCACCGACACCCCCCACAGCACCCTGAGTGTCAACTGGAGCCTCCTGCTGTCCCCTGAGCCTGACGGGGGCCTGGTGGTGCTCCCCAAGGACAGCATCCAGTTCTCTTCTGCCCTTGTCTTTACCAGG CTCTTTGAATTTGATGGCGCCAACACATCCGAGGGGGCCAAGCCTCCGGGAGAACCGTATCCCCCGTATTCCCTGGCCAAGTTCTCCTGGAACAATATCACGGACTCATTGGAGCCTGCCACCCTGAGCGCCACGTTTCGAGGCCGCCCCACTGACGACCCCACCGGGGCTTTTGCCAATGGCAGCCTCGCCTTCAGG GTGAACCAGCTGCTGTGGGGCTCCCTCCCATCCGGCTTCGTGCAGTGGCGACCAGTGGCTTTCTCCCAGAGGCAGAGGGGCCGGGAATCAGCCCTGCCCTGCCAAGCTTCCCCTCTTCACCCCTCTTTGGCATACCTCCCCCAGTCACCCATAGTCAGAGCCTTCTTTGAGTCCCACAATAACTTCTGTGCCTTCAATTTGACATTTGGGGCTTCCACAGGCCCTGGCTACTGGGACGCACACTACCTCAGTTG GTCGACGCTCCTGGGTGTGGGCACCCCTCCATTGGACACCTTGTCCCCACTAGTCCTAGGCATCATGGCGGTGGCCCTGGGTGCCCCGGGGCTCATGCTGCTGGCTGGAGGCGTGTTTCTGCTGCTGGGCCACAGGCAGTGCTCAGAATACCAGCGCATAAACTGA
- the LOC122212053 gene encoding glycosylated lysosomal membrane protein isoform X3, with protein MCGSEGPRRGWGRCAPSPMLLLSLLASAAPLGLLGEETRQVSLEVIPPGLDAPQNLLHIRAVGTNSTLHYVWSSVGPPAVLLVATDTPHSTLSVNWSLLLSPEPDGGLVVLPKDSIQFSSALVFTRLFEFDGANTSEGAKPPGEPYPPYSLAKFSWNNITDSLEPATLSATFRGRPTDDPTGAFANGSLAFRVQAFSGSGRPDQPPRLLHSADTCQLEVALVGASPRGNRSLFGLEVATLGQGPDCPLMQEQHSIDDEYAPAVFQVDAPGCGHPSIGHLVPTSPRHHGGGPGCPGAHAAGWRRVSAAGPQAVLRIPAHKLRPALWRAGR; from the exons ATGTGCGGCTCTGAGGGGCCCCGCCGGGGCTGGGGGCGCTGTGCCCCCAGCCCCATGCTCCTCCTGAGTTTGCTTGCGTCTGCAGCCCCGCTTGGCCTGCTGGGGGAGGAGACCCGCCAG GTGTCTCTGGAGGTCATCCCTCCCGGGCTGGACGCCCCCCAGAACCTCCTGCACATCCGGGCGGTGGGAACCAACTCCACGCTGCACTACGTGTGGAGCAGCGTGGGGCCTCCGGCAGTGCTGCTCGTGGCCACCGACACCCCCCACAGCACCCTGAGTGTCAACTGGAGCCTCCTGCTGTCCCCTGAGCCTGACGGGGGCCTGGTGGTGCTCCCCAAGGACAGCATCCAGTTCTCTTCTGCCCTTGTCTTTACCAGG CTCTTTGAATTTGATGGCGCCAACACATCCGAGGGGGCCAAGCCTCCGGGAGAACCGTATCCCCCGTATTCCCTGGCCAAGTTCTCCTGGAACAATATCACGGACTCATTGGAGCCTGCCACCCTGAGCGCCACGTTTCGAGGCCGCCCCACTGACGACCCCACCGGGGCTTTTGCCAATGGCAGCCTCGCCTTCAGG GTGCAGGCCTTCTCTGGATCCGGCAGACCAGACCAGCCCCCGCGCCTCCTGCATTCGGCCGACACCTGCCAGCTAGAGGTGGCCCTGGTCGGGGCCTCTCCCCGGGGAAACCGCTCCCTGTTTGGGCTGGAGGTAGCCACCCTGGGCCAGGGCCCCGACTGCCCCTTGATGCAGGAGCAACATTCCATCGACGATGAATATGCACCTGCTGTCTTCCAG GTCGACGCTCCTGGGTGTGGGCACCCCTCCATTGGACACCTTGTCCCCACTAGTCCTAGGCATCATGGCGGTGGCCCTGGGTGCCCCGGGGCTCATGCTGCTGGCTGGAGGCGTGTTTCTGCTGCTGGGCCACAGGCAGTGCTCAGAATACCAGCGCATAAACTGAGGCCCGCTCTCTGGAGGGCTGGACGTTGA
- the LOC122212053 gene encoding glycosylated lysosomal membrane protein isoform X1, protein MCGSEGPRRGWGRCAPSPMLLLSLLASAAPLGLLGEETRQVSLEVIPPGLDAPQNLLHIRAVGTNSTLHYVWSSVGPPAVLLVATDTPHSTLSVNWSLLLSPEPDGGLVVLPKDSIQFSSALVFTRLFEFDGANTSEGAKPPGEPYPPYSLAKFSWNNITDSLEPATLSATFRGRPTDDPTGAFANGSLAFRVQAFSGSGRPDQPPRLLHSADTCQLEVALVGASPRGNRSLFGLEVATLGQGPDCPLMQEQHSIDDEYAPAVFQVNQLLWGSLPSGFVQWRPVAFSQRQRGRESALPCQASPLHPSLAYLPQSPIVRAFFESHNNFCAFNLTFGASTGPGYWDAHYLSWSTLLGVGTPPLDTLSPLVLGIMAVALGAPGLMLLAGGVFLLLGHRQCSEYQRIN, encoded by the exons ATGTGCGGCTCTGAGGGGCCCCGCCGGGGCTGGGGGCGCTGTGCCCCCAGCCCCATGCTCCTCCTGAGTTTGCTTGCGTCTGCAGCCCCGCTTGGCCTGCTGGGGGAGGAGACCCGCCAG GTGTCTCTGGAGGTCATCCCTCCCGGGCTGGACGCCCCCCAGAACCTCCTGCACATCCGGGCGGTGGGAACCAACTCCACGCTGCACTACGTGTGGAGCAGCGTGGGGCCTCCGGCAGTGCTGCTCGTGGCCACCGACACCCCCCACAGCACCCTGAGTGTCAACTGGAGCCTCCTGCTGTCCCCTGAGCCTGACGGGGGCCTGGTGGTGCTCCCCAAGGACAGCATCCAGTTCTCTTCTGCCCTTGTCTTTACCAGG CTCTTTGAATTTGATGGCGCCAACACATCCGAGGGGGCCAAGCCTCCGGGAGAACCGTATCCCCCGTATTCCCTGGCCAAGTTCTCCTGGAACAATATCACGGACTCATTGGAGCCTGCCACCCTGAGCGCCACGTTTCGAGGCCGCCCCACTGACGACCCCACCGGGGCTTTTGCCAATGGCAGCCTCGCCTTCAGG GTGCAGGCCTTCTCTGGATCCGGCAGACCAGACCAGCCCCCGCGCCTCCTGCATTCGGCCGACACCTGCCAGCTAGAGGTGGCCCTGGTCGGGGCCTCTCCCCGGGGAAACCGCTCCCTGTTTGGGCTGGAGGTAGCCACCCTGGGCCAGGGCCCCGACTGCCCCTTGATGCAGGAGCAACATTCCATCGACGATGAATATGCACCTGCTGTCTTCCAG GTGAACCAGCTGCTGTGGGGCTCCCTCCCATCCGGCTTCGTGCAGTGGCGACCAGTGGCTTTCTCCCAGAGGCAGAGGGGCCGGGAATCAGCCCTGCCCTGCCAAGCTTCCCCTCTTCACCCCTCTTTGGCATACCTCCCCCAGTCACCCATAGTCAGAGCCTTCTTTGAGTCCCACAATAACTTCTGTGCCTTCAATTTGACATTTGGGGCTTCCACAGGCCCTGGCTACTGGGACGCACACTACCTCAGTTG GTCGACGCTCCTGGGTGTGGGCACCCCTCCATTGGACACCTTGTCCCCACTAGTCCTAGGCATCATGGCGGTGGCCCTGGGTGCCCCGGGGCTCATGCTGCTGGCTGGAGGCGTGTTTCTGCTGCTGGGCCACAGGCAGTGCTCAGAATACCAGCGCATAAACTGA
- the TMEM79 gene encoding transmembrane protein 79 isoform X1, which translates to MTEPETLALLEVKGSEAPEKSPPQALVPNGRQPEGEGGAESCGAESSRAGSSAGSPTAEEGTEDALDSTVSEAATLPWGTGPQPSAPFPDPPGWRDIEPEPLRSEPPTKLEELSEDDANLLPEKAARAFVPIDLQCIERRPQEDLVVRCEAGEGERHRTRPPARATQPEPPERKWAEAVVRPPGRSCGACGGCGGRDGVRAVASVGAALVLFPCLLYGAYAFLPFDAPRLPTMSSRLIYTLRCGVFATFPIVLGLLVYGLSLLCFSALRPFGEPRREVEIHRRYVAQSVQLFILYFFNLAVLATYLPQETLKLLPLLTGLFAVSRLIYWLTFAVGRSFRGFGYGLTFLPLLSMLVWNLYYMFVVEPERMLTSAESRLDYPDHARSASDHRPRPWG; encoded by the exons ATGACAGAACCCGAGACCCTGGCCCTGCTGGAAGTGAAGGGGTCTGAGGCCCCGGAGAAGAGCCCGCCCCAGGCCTTGGTCCCCAATGGCCGGCAGCCGGAAGGTGAAGGTGGGGCTGAGTCCTGTGGAGCCGAGTCCTCCAGGGCGGGGTCTTCTGCTGGGTCTCCCACCGCCGAAGAGGGGACTGAGGATGCTCTCGACAGCACGGTAAGCGAAGCTGCCACCCTGCCCTGGGGGACTGGCCCTCAGCCCAGTGCCCCGTTCCCAGACCCCCCCGGATGGCGGGACATCGAGCCCGAGCCCCTCCGCTCAGAGCCACCCACCAAGCTAGAGGAGTTGTCCGAAGATGATGCCAACCTGCTGCCCGAGAAGGCGGCCCGGGCCTTTGTGCCCATCGACCTGCAGTGCATCGAGCGGCGGCCCCAGGAGGACCTGGTTGTGCGCTGCGAGGCGGGTGAGGGCGAGCGCCACCGGACCCGCCCGCCTGCCCGGGCCACCCAGCCCGAGCCCCCCGAGCGCAAGTGGGCCGAGGCCGTGGTGAGGCCGCCAGGCCGCTCCTGCGGGGCCTGCGGGGGCTGCGGGGGCCGGGACGGGGTGCGGGCCGTGGCCTCGGTGGGAGCCGCCCTCGTTCTCTTCCCCTGCCTGCTGTACGGGGCCTACGCCTTCCTGCCCTTCGACGCCCCGCGGCTGCCTACCATGAGCTCCCGCCTCATCTACACGCTGCGCTGCGGGGTCTTTGCCACCTTCCCCATCGTACTGG ggctccTGGTGTACGGGCTCAGCCTCTTGTGCTTCTCGGCGCTGCGGCCCTTTGGGGAGCCGCGGCGGGAGGTGGAGATCCACCGGCGCTATGTGGCCCAGTCGGTCCAGCTCTTCATCCTGTACTTTTTCAACCTGGCCGTGCTCGCCACCTACCTGCCCCAAGAGACCCTCAAGCTGCTCCCTCTGCTCACTGGCCTCTTTGCCGTCTCCCG gctgATATACTGGCTGACCTTCGCCGTGGGCCGCTCCTTCCGAGGCTTCGGCTACGGCCTCACGTTCCTGCCCCTGCTGTCCATGCTGGTGTGGAACCTGTACTACATGTTCGTGGTGGAGCCCGAGCGCATGCTCACCTCGGCCGAGAGCCGCCTCGACTACCCCGACCACGCCCGCTCGGCCTCGGACCACAGGCCCCGGCCCTGGGGCTGA
- the TMEM79 gene encoding transmembrane protein 79 isoform X2, producing the protein MTEPETLALLEVKGSEAPEKSPPQALVPNGRQPEGEGGAESCGAESSRAGSSAGSPTAEEGTEDALDSTVSEAATLPWGTGPQPSAPFPDPPGWRDIEPEPLRSEPPTKLEELSEDDANLLPEKAARAFVPIDLQCIERRPQEDLVVRCEAGEGERHRTRPPARATQPEPPERKWAEAVVRPPGRSCGACGGCGGRDGVRAVASVGAALVLFPCLLYGAYAFLPFDAPRLPTMSSRLIYTLRCGVFATFPIVLGLLVYGLSLLCFSALRPFGEPRREVEIHRRYVAQSVQLFILYFFNLAVLATYLPQETLKLLPLLTGLFAVSRREATVALMAAPLLCSHLEVT; encoded by the exons ATGACAGAACCCGAGACCCTGGCCCTGCTGGAAGTGAAGGGGTCTGAGGCCCCGGAGAAGAGCCCGCCCCAGGCCTTGGTCCCCAATGGCCGGCAGCCGGAAGGTGAAGGTGGGGCTGAGTCCTGTGGAGCCGAGTCCTCCAGGGCGGGGTCTTCTGCTGGGTCTCCCACCGCCGAAGAGGGGACTGAGGATGCTCTCGACAGCACGGTAAGCGAAGCTGCCACCCTGCCCTGGGGGACTGGCCCTCAGCCCAGTGCCCCGTTCCCAGACCCCCCCGGATGGCGGGACATCGAGCCCGAGCCCCTCCGCTCAGAGCCACCCACCAAGCTAGAGGAGTTGTCCGAAGATGATGCCAACCTGCTGCCCGAGAAGGCGGCCCGGGCCTTTGTGCCCATCGACCTGCAGTGCATCGAGCGGCGGCCCCAGGAGGACCTGGTTGTGCGCTGCGAGGCGGGTGAGGGCGAGCGCCACCGGACCCGCCCGCCTGCCCGGGCCACCCAGCCCGAGCCCCCCGAGCGCAAGTGGGCCGAGGCCGTGGTGAGGCCGCCAGGCCGCTCCTGCGGGGCCTGCGGGGGCTGCGGGGGCCGGGACGGGGTGCGGGCCGTGGCCTCGGTGGGAGCCGCCCTCGTTCTCTTCCCCTGCCTGCTGTACGGGGCCTACGCCTTCCTGCCCTTCGACGCCCCGCGGCTGCCTACCATGAGCTCCCGCCTCATCTACACGCTGCGCTGCGGGGTCTTTGCCACCTTCCCCATCGTACTGG ggctccTGGTGTACGGGCTCAGCCTCTTGTGCTTCTCGGCGCTGCGGCCCTTTGGGGAGCCGCGGCGGGAGGTGGAGATCCACCGGCGCTATGTGGCCCAGTCGGTCCAGCTCTTCATCCTGTACTTTTTCAACCTGGCCGTGCTCGCCACCTACCTGCCCCAAGAGACCCTCAAGCTGCTCCCTCTGCTCACTGGCCTCTTTGCCGTCTCCCG ACGGGAGGCCACAGTGGCTCTCATGGCAGCCCCACTCCTCTGCTCTCATTTGGAAGTCACCTGA